In Chitinophaga nivalis, a single genomic region encodes these proteins:
- a CDS encoding outer membrane lipoprotein carrier protein LolA → MHKWIICLICCVAGLPVFAQSGFKPVTDLAPLKQQFARAAQNTQSIQCDFVQEKNLSMLSDKIVSKGKFWFKKENKVRMEYQQPSYYLLVINGKDIRIKDAQRENKVSGKSNKLFEQVNRITVDCVRGTVLDNADFTSAVSENARQYRLELVPVNKVLKTYFKTIVLLVDKQDYSVASITMQEQSGDDTTISFLHKQLNSQIPDAVFSVK, encoded by the coding sequence ATGCATAAATGGATCATCTGCTTAATTTGCTGCGTGGCGGGTTTACCGGTCTTCGCACAATCCGGTTTTAAGCCGGTAACAGACCTGGCGCCGCTGAAACAGCAGTTTGCCCGGGCAGCACAGAATACACAAAGTATTCAATGTGATTTTGTGCAGGAAAAGAACCTGAGCATGCTGTCGGATAAAATTGTATCCAAAGGAAAGTTCTGGTTTAAAAAAGAGAATAAAGTAAGAATGGAATATCAGCAGCCATCCTACTATCTGTTGGTCATCAACGGAAAAGATATCCGTATCAAAGATGCCCAGCGGGAGAATAAGGTGTCTGGTAAAAGCAATAAACTGTTTGAACAGGTAAACCGGATTACGGTAGATTGTGTACGGGGTACTGTGCTGGATAATGCAGACTTTACTTCCGCCGTATCAGAAAATGCCCGGCAATACCGCCTGGAACTGGTACCGGTAAATAAGGTGCTGAAAACCTATTTTAAAACCATTGTACTGCTGGTAGATAAACAGGATTACAGTGTTGCCAGTATCACTATGCAGGAACAATCCGGCGATGATACCACCATCAGTTTTTTGCATAAACAATTAAACAGTCAGATTCCG